A genomic region of Miscanthus floridulus cultivar M001 chromosome 3, ASM1932011v1, whole genome shotgun sequence contains the following coding sequences:
- the LOC136546840 gene encoding uncharacterized protein: protein MGNCCLERSRGGGAGAVHCARTNPVWVEDNDVEGMKEEARKGEGAGHAPAPAATTEVKIRITRKQLEELLQRVEDAKHGGGGGAPVQEVISELLCVASTSSNFRHREEGQWRPSLQTIPE, encoded by the coding sequence ATGGGAAACTGCTGCCTCGAGAGGTCTCGTGGCGGCGGTGCTGGCGCCGTGCATTGCGCCAGGACGAACCCCGTGTGGGTGGAGGACAACGACGTGGAGGGCATGAAGGAGGAGGCGCGCAAGGGCGAGGGCGCTGGCCACGCGCCCGCGCCGGCGGCGACCACGGAGGTGAAGATCAGGATCACAAGGAAGCAGTTGGAGGAGCTGCTGCAGCGCGTAGAGGACGCCAagcacggcggcggtggcggcgcgcccGTCCAGGAAGTCATCTCGGAGCTCCTGTGCGTGGCCAGCACTAGCTCCAACTTCCGGCACAGGGAGGAGGGGCAGTGGCGGCCGTCGCTGCAGACCATACCCGAGTGA
- the LOC136546838 gene encoding uncharacterized protein → MGNCCLERPRRGGGGSAGAVHYARTNPVWVEDNDVGDRKEEEARKGEGPPAATTEVKIRITRKQLEELLRRVEGGKHSGTGGAPVQEVISELLCVVNSSSIFRHREEGQWRPSLQTIPE, encoded by the coding sequence ATGGGAAACTGCTGCCTCGAGAGGCCTcgccgcggtggcggcggcagtgcCGGCGCCGTGCATTACGCCAGGACGAACCCCGTGTGGGTGGAGGACAACGACGTGGGGGacaggaaggaggaggaggcgcgcaAGGGCGAGGGCCCGCCGGCGGCAACCACGGAGGTGAAGATCAGGATCACAAGGAAGCAgctggaggagctgctgcggCGCGTAGAGGGCGGCAAGCACAGCGGCACAGGCGGTGCGCCCGTCCAGGAAGTCATCTCCGAGCTCCTGTGCGTAGTCAACAGCAGCTCCATCTTCCGGCACAGGGAGGAGGGGCAGTGGCGGCCGTCGCTGCAGACCATACCCGAGTGA